A part of Fimbriiglobus ruber genomic DNA contains:
- a CDS encoding GNAT family N-acetyltransferase, with translation MIVYRQYRNTDPPALVEVWNEACTGRGAYPVRTPSLFERWLFSRPFFEHGDLIVAADDETGAVVGFVLVGFGPDEELAAQSADRGVVCVVGVRQAYRRRGIGRELLRRGEERLRARGAGSVVIGAQWPQNPYLFGLYGGSNSPGILASEPDADPFLQKMGYARAESRLIFHRRLDTPLTVADTRFGLLRRRYECQSLRAAAIGSWWQDCVWGILEPVEMRLTDKLTNLPAARAVVWELEGFSWKWGQPSAGIIDVQVRPDLRRQGLGKLLVSQVLRFLQDQFFAIVELQVPAADPAAIGMCKSLGFEQVDEGFVYRPAPPAGEPPPPPTEEAPAPAPEAPA, from the coding sequence GTGATCGTTTACCGACAATACCGCAACACCGACCCGCCCGCGCTCGTCGAGGTCTGGAACGAGGCGTGTACCGGCCGTGGGGCGTACCCGGTCCGGACGCCGAGCCTGTTCGAGCGGTGGCTGTTCAGCCGCCCGTTCTTCGAGCACGGCGACCTGATCGTGGCCGCGGACGACGAGACTGGGGCGGTGGTCGGGTTCGTCCTCGTCGGGTTCGGGCCGGACGAAGAACTCGCGGCCCAGTCGGCCGACCGGGGCGTGGTCTGCGTGGTCGGGGTCCGGCAGGCGTACCGCCGGCGGGGGATCGGCCGCGAGCTGCTCCGCCGCGGCGAGGAGCGGCTCCGGGCCCGGGGGGCCGGGTCCGTCGTGATCGGAGCCCAGTGGCCGCAGAACCCGTACCTGTTCGGCCTGTACGGCGGCAGCAACTCGCCCGGCATCCTGGCCAGCGAGCCGGACGCCGACCCGTTCCTCCAGAAAATGGGGTACGCGCGGGCCGAATCGCGGCTGATCTTCCACCGCCGACTCGACACCCCGCTGACTGTGGCCGACACCCGGTTCGGCCTACTCCGCCGGCGGTATGAGTGCCAGTCGTTGCGGGCGGCGGCCATCGGGTCGTGGTGGCAGGACTGCGTGTGGGGGATTCTGGAGCCGGTCGAGATGCGGCTCACGGACAAGTTGACGAACCTGCCGGCGGCCCGGGCGGTGGTCTGGGAACTGGAGGGCTTCAGCTGGAAGTGGGGCCAGCCGTCGGCCGGAATCATCGACGTCCAGGTCCGCCCGGACCTGCGGCGGCAGGGCCTCGGCAAGCTGCTCGTCTCGCAAGTTCTGCGGTTCCTGCAGGACCAGTTCTTCGCGATCGTCGAGCTACAAGTCCCGGCCGCGGACCCGGCTGCCATCGGGATGTGCAAGTCGCTCGGGTTCGAGCAGGTCGACGAGGGCTTCGTCTACCGCCCCGCGCCGCCCGCGGGCGAGCCGCCGCCGCCACCGACTGAGGAGGCGCCCGCACCAGCACCTGAGGCGCCAGCGTAA
- a CDS encoding PQQ-binding-like beta-propeller repeat protein — protein sequence MFASKLRSVRGVVAAGLVLALAGGTAAGDWPNFNGPARDGHAPDTGLTWKWPADGPPVAWKRDAGAGFAGVAVSGGVAFLFNRVGADEVLVALDAATGAEKWKSVARTRYVDDFGFDDGPRCVPVAAGGRVFTLGADGDLRAVEAATGKELWQRNLLTAYHARKGYFGAGTGPIVVGDRLLVNAGGKGAGVVGLDPATGKELWKATDDGPSYSSPTPITVGGKACAAFFTRAGLVVVDAADGTVKATKGWRARIDASVNAASPVVRGDEVFLSSSYGTGAILLKLKGAEPEEVWSGDRSLSCHYNTPVLVGDYLYGIDGRQEGGAARLRCVEWKSGDVKWSVDRFGCASLIAVDGGLLAVTDGGELVRFSATEKEYQEVSRAKLLDAPCRAAPALADGRLYVRDEKRLLCVRLKETK from the coding sequence GTGTTCGCTTCGAAACTGCGGTCGGTGCGTGGGGTTGTAGCGGCGGGGTTGGTGCTGGCGCTGGCCGGCGGGACCGCGGCGGGCGACTGGCCGAACTTCAACGGTCCGGCCCGCGACGGCCACGCCCCCGACACCGGGCTGACCTGGAAGTGGCCCGCGGACGGTCCGCCGGTCGCGTGGAAGCGGGACGCCGGGGCGGGGTTCGCCGGGGTGGCCGTGTCGGGCGGGGTCGCGTTCCTGTTCAACCGCGTCGGGGCGGACGAGGTGCTGGTCGCGCTCGACGCGGCGACCGGCGCGGAGAAGTGGAAGTCCGTCGCCCGGACGCGGTACGTGGACGACTTCGGGTTCGACGACGGCCCGCGGTGCGTTCCGGTGGCGGCCGGCGGGCGGGTGTTCACCCTCGGCGCGGACGGCGACCTGCGGGCGGTCGAGGCGGCGACCGGCAAGGAACTCTGGCAGCGCAACCTGCTGACCGCCTACCACGCGCGGAAGGGCTACTTCGGCGCCGGCACGGGGCCGATCGTGGTCGGCGACCGCCTGCTGGTGAACGCCGGCGGCAAGGGTGCCGGCGTCGTCGGCCTCGACCCGGCGACCGGCAAGGAACTCTGGAAGGCGACCGACGACGGCCCGAGCTATTCGTCGCCGACGCCAATCACGGTCGGCGGCAAGGCGTGCGCGGCATTCTTCACGCGGGCCGGCCTGGTGGTAGTGGATGCGGCCGACGGGACCGTGAAGGCGACGAAGGGCTGGCGGGCGCGGATCGACGCCTCGGTGAACGCGGCGTCGCCGGTGGTCCGCGGCGACGAAGTCTTCCTCTCCTCGTCCTACGGCACCGGGGCGATCCTATTGAAGCTGAAGGGCGCGGAGCCCGAGGAAGTGTGGTCGGGCGACCGCTCATTGTCCTGCCATTACAACACGCCGGTCCTGGTGGGCGATTACCTGTACGGGATTGACGGCCGGCAGGAGGGCGGGGCCGCCCGGCTGCGGTGCGTCGAGTGGAAGTCCGGCGACGTGAAGTGGTCGGTCGACCGCTTCGGCTGCGCGAGCCTGATCGCGGTCGACGGCGGCCTGCTCGCGGTAACCGACGGCGGCGAACTGGTGCGCTTCAGCGCGACGGAGAAGGAGTACCAGGAAGTATCCCGGGCGAAGCTGCTGGACGCCCCGTGCCGGGCGGCCCCGGCGCTGGCCGACGGCCGGCTGTACGTCCGCGACGAGAAGCGGCTGCTCTGCGTGCGGCTGAAGGAAACTAAGTAG
- a CDS encoding cupin domain-containing protein — MGSGDQDRVLDFAEIGMWWEITKSTADTGGELFEAVNVLAPNFAGPPLHVHPTAEESYSVVSGTLDVCVGDQWRKLNVGESVTVPAGVPHTLKNTSGAEVRLVNVHKPALGFERFFRRFHALARSGKMKLPPSDLRSAILISMLFSEHPGEIASVKPPRRLMIVLAFVGKLLGYKLPPGP, encoded by the coding sequence ATGGGATCTGGAGACCAGGATCGCGTACTGGATTTCGCCGAGATCGGCATGTGGTGGGAGATCACCAAGTCTACCGCCGATACCGGAGGCGAATTGTTCGAGGCCGTCAATGTACTCGCCCCGAACTTCGCGGGACCACCTCTGCACGTCCACCCCACCGCGGAAGAGAGCTATTCGGTGGTATCGGGAACGCTTGATGTTTGTGTCGGCGACCAGTGGAGGAAGTTGAATGTCGGCGAGTCGGTCACGGTCCCGGCGGGCGTGCCGCACACGCTCAAGAACACGAGCGGGGCGGAGGTCCGACTGGTCAACGTCCACAAGCCGGCGCTCGGGTTCGAGCGGTTCTTCCGGCGGTTCCACGCCCTGGCCCGCTCGGGCAAGATGAAGCTTCCGCCGAGCGACTTACGGTCGGCCATTCTCATCTCGATGCTCTTCTCGGAACACCCGGGCGAGATCGCCTCGGTCAAGCCGCCCCGCCGATTGATGATAGTGCTGGCCTTCGTCGGTAAATTGCTCGGGTACAAGCTACCGCCCGGCCCGTAG
- a CDS encoding PIN domain-containing protein, whose translation MAHRIEALPVDEGALPHLAGLPAHHRDPFDRILVAQALQHGVTIATVDADVMAYPVSVLREG comes from the coding sequence ATCGCTCACAGGATTGAAGCGCTTCCGGTCGACGAAGGTGCCTTGCCCCACCTCGCCGGGCTCCCGGCTCACCACCGCGATCCGTTCGACCGTATCCTCGTTGCGCAGGCTCTGCAACACGGAGTGACCATTGCCACAGTCGACGCGGACGTCATGGCCTACCCTGTGAGTGTGCTGCGGGAGGGCTAA
- a CDS encoding type II toxin-antitoxin system VapC family toxin, which translates to MKLLLDTHVFLWLITADPRLPASFLVVIRDPVNDVYLSAASVWEAVIKHGLGKLPLPAPPADYLPR; encoded by the coding sequence ATGAAGCTGCTCCTCGACACCCACGTATTTCTCTGGCTCATCACCGCCGATCCCCGGTTGCCGGCTTCCTTTCTGGTCGTCATTCGGGATCCGGTCAACGACGTCTACCTGAGCGCGGCGTCTGTCTGGGAAGCGGTCATCAAGCACGGTCTGGGGAAGCTTCCTCTCCCGGCACCGCCGGCCGATTACCTGCCACGGTAG
- a CDS encoding type II toxin-antitoxin system Phd/YefM family antitoxin, producing the protein MNTISLQDLRQNPAALLDRIEAGEHLIISRDNRPVAELRPLPANETQPRPYGLAAGAFVVPDDFDAPLPDDVLRGFEGR; encoded by the coding sequence ATGAACACGATCAGTTTACAGGATCTCCGGCAGAACCCCGCCGCCCTCCTCGACCGCATTGAGGCCGGCGAACACCTGATCATTTCCCGCGATAACCGGCCCGTCGCCGAACTCCGCCCGCTACCCGCGAACGAAACCCAACCGCGCCCGTATGGGCTAGCAGCCGGGGCGTTCGTCGTCCCGGACGACTTCGACGCACCTCTGCCGGACGACGTCCTGCGCGGGTTCGAAGGGCGATGA